In the genome of Cryptomeria japonica chromosome 8, Sugi_1.0, whole genome shotgun sequence, one region contains:
- the LOC131028588 gene encoding tubulin beta chain → MREILHIQGGQCGNQIGAKFWEVVCAEHGIDPTGRYQGTTDLQLERVNVYYNEASCGRFVPRAVLMDLEPGTMDSVRSGPYGQIFRPDNFVFGQSGAGNNWAKGHYTEGAELIDSVLDVVRKEAENCDCLQGFQVCHSLGGGTGSGMGTLLISKIREEYPDRMMLTFSVFPSPKVSDTVVEPYNATLSVHQLVENADECMVLDNEALYDICFRTLKLTTPSFGDLNHLISATMSGVTCCLRFPGQLNSDLRKLAVNLIPFPRLHFFMVGFAPLTSRGSQQYRALTVPELTQQMWDSKNMMCAADPRHGRYLTASAMFRGKMSTKEVDEQMINVQNKNSSYFVEWIPNNVKSTVCDIPPTGLKMASTFIGNSTSIQEMFRRVSEQFTAMFRRKAFLHWYTGEGMDEMEFTEAESNMNDLVSEYQQYQDATADEEGEYDDEEEELQDM, encoded by the exons ATGAGGGAAATTCTGCATATTCAAGGAGGGCAGTGTGGCAACCAGATTGGTGCCAAATTCTGGGAAGTTGTGTGTGCTGAGCATGGAATTGATCCCACTGGGAGATACCAGGGGACCACTGATCTGCAGCTGGAGAGAGTGAATGTGTACTACAATGAGGCCAGCTGTGGGAGATTTGTTCCAAGAGCTGTGTTGATGGATCTGGAGCCTGGCACCATGGATAGTGTGAGGTCAGGCCCTTATGGTCAGATCTTCAGGCCTGATAATTTTGTTTTTGGTCAGTCTGGAGCAGGCAACAACTGGGCTAAGGGCCATTACACAGAGGGGGCTGAGCTCATCGATTCTGTGCTTGATGTGGTCAGAAAGGAGGCAGAAAACTGCGATTGTCTCCAAG GATTTCAGGTATGCCATTCTCTTGGAGGGGGCACTGGGTCTGGAATGGGCACGTTGCTGATTTCCAAAATCAGGGAAGAGTACCCAGATAGAATGATGCTCACATTCTCTGTGTTCCCTTCTCCCAAAGTCTCTGATACCGTTGTGGAGCCTTACAATGCTACGCTGTCTGTTCACCAGCTGGTAGAAAATGCAGATGAGTGTATGGTTCTTGACAACGAGGCGCTCTATGACATTTGTTTCAGGACCCTCAAGCTAACTACTCCTAGCT TTGGTGATCTGAATCACTTGATCTCTGCAACCATGAGTGGAGTTACATGCTGTCTAAGGTTCCCCGGGCAGTTGAACTCAGATCTAAGGAAGCTTGCTGTGAATCTGATTCCTTTCCCCCGTCTGCATTTCTTCATGGTGGGATTCGCCCCCCTGACCTCCAGGGGGTCTCAGCAGTACAGAGCACTGACTGTTCCAGAGCTCACACAGCAAATGTGGGATTCCAAGAACATGATGTGTGCTGCAGATCCTAGACATGGAAGGTACCTGACAGCCTCTGCCATGTTCAGAGGGAAGATGAGCACTAAGGAAGTGGATGAGCAGATGATCAATGTTCAGAACAAGAACTCATCCTACTTTGTGGAGTGGATTCCTAACAATGTGAAGTCCACAGTGTGTGATATACCCCCTACTGGGCTGAAGATGGCTTCCACATTCATTGGGAACTCTACTTCCATTCAAGAGATGTTCAGGAGAGTGAGTGAGCAGTTCACAGCCATGTTTAGGAGAAAAGCCTTCTTGCACTGGTACACAGGGGAGGGAATGGATGAGATGGAGTTTACAGAGGCAGAGAGCAACATGAATGACTTGGTCTCTGAGTACCAGCAATATCAGGATGCCACAGCAGATGAAGAAGGGGAgtatgatgatgaggaagaagagctTCAAGATATGTAA